The Geomonas ferrireducens genome includes a window with the following:
- a CDS encoding NHL repeat-containing protein: MYKIYRGMLLSLILVTALASPAPAALFRAAYLYTLSDFNGAIPYNWVNLAVDRRGEETYVADPAGRSVRVFNDSGMEVYRFGDNGDFRNITAVAVADSGEIFVLSRSNASYAVTRCDYRGEPKARLAMKGLPPEYATDFVPDTICWHGDHLYLVDRNTMKVALTDREGSFDSGYELGTILGFSKKQISESGMVGFSVDNEGDLLFTVPVFFSAYLVTPGHQVRSFGMRGSTPGKFNIVSGIASDERGNIYVADTLRCVVMIFDRDFSFQAEFGFRGLEPGNLIAPMELVVNHDRVYVAQSRARGVSVYRVFQTQPSATSTKGG, translated from the coding sequence ATGTACAAGATTTACCGCGGCATGCTGCTCTCTCTCATCCTGGTGACCGCCCTTGCGTCCCCGGCCCCGGCGGCTCTCTTCAGAGCAGCCTATCTCTACACGCTTTCGGACTTCAACGGGGCGATCCCATACAACTGGGTCAACCTCGCGGTCGACCGGCGCGGCGAGGAGACCTATGTCGCGGACCCTGCCGGACGGTCGGTGCGGGTCTTCAACGACAGCGGCATGGAAGTGTACCGCTTCGGCGACAACGGCGATTTCCGCAACATAACGGCGGTGGCGGTGGCAGACAGCGGCGAGATCTTCGTCCTCTCCCGGTCCAACGCAAGCTACGCGGTGACCCGTTGCGACTACCGGGGGGAACCAAAGGCAAGGCTTGCCATGAAGGGGCTCCCCCCCGAGTATGCAACCGACTTCGTACCGGACACCATCTGCTGGCACGGGGATCACCTCTACCTCGTCGACAGGAACACCATGAAGGTGGCGCTGACCGACCGGGAGGGGAGCTTCGATTCCGGGTACGAACTGGGAACCATCCTCGGGTTTAGCAAGAAACAAATAAGCGAATCCGGGATGGTCGGCTTCAGCGTGGACAACGAGGGGGATCTCCTCTTCACGGTGCCGGTCTTCTTCTCCGCCTACCTGGTCACCCCCGGCCACCAAGTACGTTCCTTCGGCATGCGCGGCAGCACGCCTGGGAAGTTCAACATAGTAAGCGGCATCGCCTCCGATGAGCGGGGGAACATCTACGTGGCGGACACCCTGCGCTGCGTGGTGATGATCTTCGACAGGGATTTCAGTTTCCAGGCCGAGTTCGGCTTTAGGGGGCTGGAGCCGGGTAACCTCATTGCTCCTATGGAACTCGTCGTCAACCATGACCGGGTTTACGTGGCCCAGAGCCGGGCCAGGGGCGTCAGCGTCTACCGGGTATTCCAGACCCAGCCGTCAGCGACCAGCACGAAGGGGGGGTGA
- a CDS encoding cytochrome C produces the protein MKAAKSLTAAAVLTLLASGSAFAYHDGGVAYCDGCHTMHNSSGNKAMGTGSNATQLKGVTYLLQGSDQSSTCLNCHATTSAKAGSYHIMTTDAAAGGTVPSNYTPGGDFAWVKETFNYNSHGTPTTSLGERHGHNVVAADFGITPDSTLSTAPGGNYPAANLACSSCHDPHGKYRIVDASGTVQRPVVAGTGYNGANDVAVSLPINGSGSYGAAPTTTEAVGVYRLLGGPGYLPDSVAGVAGIQPFAALPPYAVAPAAYNRSEASTDTRVAYGTGMSEWCANCHTNIHNSTANYDGGTSLIHPASSDSTLGANILANYNAYVSSGNFGGTVAGAYTSMVPFEEGTNNRANLALHAVNDGSQKGGADSSSNVMCLSCHRAHASGWDSMTRWTNKTEFLTVAGAYPGTDSTNTSAQSYGLGRTMNEVQATFYQRPATVYATYQRSLCNKCHAKD, from the coding sequence ATGAAAGCAGCAAAGTCTTTGACAGCAGCAGCGGTCCTTACCCTTCTGGCCTCCGGCAGCGCCTTCGCCTACCATGACGGCGGCGTGGCGTACTGTGACGGGTGCCACACCATGCACAACTCCTCCGGCAACAAGGCGATGGGCACCGGCAGCAACGCCACCCAGCTCAAAGGGGTCACCTACCTGCTCCAGGGCAGCGACCAGAGCTCGACCTGCCTCAACTGCCACGCCACCACCTCCGCTAAGGCGGGGAGCTACCACATCATGACCACCGACGCCGCCGCGGGCGGCACGGTTCCCTCCAACTACACCCCCGGCGGCGACTTCGCCTGGGTGAAGGAAACCTTCAACTACAACAGCCACGGCACCCCGACCACCAGCCTTGGCGAGCGCCACGGCCACAACGTGGTCGCCGCCGACTTCGGCATCACCCCCGACTCCACCCTGAGCACCGCCCCGGGCGGCAACTACCCCGCGGCGAACCTGGCCTGCTCGAGCTGCCACGATCCCCACGGCAAGTACCGCATCGTAGACGCATCGGGCACCGTGCAGCGTCCCGTCGTCGCGGGCACCGGCTACAACGGAGCCAACGACGTGGCGGTCTCCTTGCCGATCAACGGCTCCGGCTCCTACGGCGCTGCTCCGACCACCACCGAGGCGGTCGGCGTCTACCGTCTGTTGGGTGGCCCGGGATACCTCCCGGATTCCGTGGCGGGCGTCGCCGGCATCCAACCGTTTGCAGCACTGCCCCCGTATGCCGTCGCACCGGCCGCCTACAACCGCTCCGAGGCGAGCACTGACACCCGCGTGGCGTACGGTACCGGCATGTCCGAGTGGTGCGCCAACTGCCATACCAACATCCACAACTCCACCGCCAACTATGACGGCGGCACCAGCCTCATCCACCCGGCCAGCAGCGACTCCACCCTGGGCGCCAACATCCTTGCCAACTACAACGCCTACGTAAGCTCCGGCAACTTCGGCGGCACCGTGGCCGGCGCCTACACCTCCATGGTGCCCTTCGAAGAGGGGACCAACAACCGCGCCAACCTGGCCCTGCACGCCGTCAACGACGGTTCCCAGAAAGGCGGCGCCGACAGCAGCTCCAACGTCATGTGCCTCTCCTGCCACAGGGCCCATGCCTCCGGCTGGGACAGCATGACCCGCTGGACCAACAAGACCGAGTTCCTCACCGTGGCAGGCGCCTACCCCGGCACCGACTCCACCAACACCTCGGCACAGTCCTACGGCCTTGGCCGCACCATGAACGAAGTCCAGGCAACCTTCTACCAGAGGCCCGCTACCGTCTACGCCACCTACCAGCGGTCCCTGTGCAACAAGTGCCACGCCAAGGACTAA